From Pseudanabaena sp. FACHB-2040:
AGCATGGGCAGCCTCTATGCTGCTCAGCGTCGCCTACTGCTGATGGATCAACTAAAGCCGGTGCTAGCCATGGTGCGGCCCGACCAAGAAGCTGAGTACGAGGCACTTTTCACCGAGGCCATACGGCTAAGCCACACCAGTGGGGGCACCCTGGCCGATGAGCTGGTGCGCATTGTTGATCCCGGCTACCCGCTGCAAGAGTTTTCGACTATCCCGATTGAGGCTGCGGCATTGCAGGCCCGAGATGGCCTGCAGCGGCTGCGGCGACACGATGAGAAATTTCGTAGCAAGGCCAGTGCGATCGTTGAGCAGGGGCTCTTGCAGGGGTGGGGTGCGGCCAAGGTAGCCCAGCAGCTGGCCAGCGAGCTGGGGGCGCTTAAGAGCAAAGCGGAGACCATTGCTCGCACCGAGACGATGTCGGCTTTTAACGATGCGGCTCAGCAGCGGTACGAGAAGAACGGCATTGAGGGCGTGCAGTGGCTGATTACGCCCAATGAGAACTTGTGCAGTATCTGCGTCGCCCGCAACGGTAACGTGTACCCCGTGGGCAAGGTGCGGCTGCCGGCCCACCCCCGATGCCTCTGCATCTGGCTCCCCTGGTCCAAGGACTGGCAGGAGATGGGCCTCATTGATGAGGCGTTCATGCGAGATTACCACAGGGACAACTTGACCAAGGCCAAGGGAAAGGGCATTGAGCCCGACAACGGCCCTACCTACTGGGAGCGTAAGGCCGGGCAGCAGAAAGCCCCCAAACCCCTATGGAAACCGGCCAACAAGGCTGGCGATGCCAAGGCTGAAGCGGTTGCTCCTAAGCCTAAGCCTAAGCAGGGCAGCGCTGGAGAGGATAAGGGGCCGGTAGTGGTGCGCCCTGCCAGGCCAAAAGGCCCGGAGCCAGCAGTGCCACAGCAGCCCTACCAGACCCCAGCGGCAACGCGCCGGTGGGAAGACGGCAAACGCCTTCAGCCATTTGAATCAGCAGCCATCTTTGACAGCAACGGCAGCCTCATTTTTGAGAAGGACGGTGGCAGCTTTAATGTTGAGTTCAGCGATGCTGAGCTGCGACGGCTGCGAGGGCAGATCCTTACTCACAACCATCCGCCCGACCTGTTGCCGGAGGCAGAACTCAAAAACCACGGCTACAGTTTTAGCCAGGCTGATATTCTGTTTGCGATCGCAAACGATTTACAGGAAATGCGGGTTGTGTCCCCTGGCTACCGCTTCAGCCTGCTGCGGCCTGAGGGTGGATGGCCAGAGTGGACTGGCAGGAGTGAGGCTGAGCTAGGAAAGAGCTACCAGAAGATTTTGAACGGCGAGATAGGGCGGCTACTCAAAGAGATGGACGAGGCCCTAGGGAAAGACCCAGACCTAGCCAAAGCTCTGGATCGCCAGTTCAATACCAATGCCACTCACGAAGCAGCTCGCCGCTTCGCTGAGCAGGAGGGACTAATCTACAAGCGGGAGCGCTGGAAGGAGCAGAAAGGTGACTGACGGCCCTAAGGTGAACAAACTAGATGACGCGCCGCTCTACCAGATGCCAGGACGTGTTTGCCGCAGCTGCAAGCACGTCACCAGCCTGAGAGACCGCACCTGCATCGCATTCTCTCGGGGTATCCCTGACGAGATCTGGGGTGGGGACAACGATCACCGCCAGTCCTACCCCGGCGACAAAGGTATCCAGTTTGAAGCGAGGTAGCTAGGCAACAAATTGGCCGCAGGGAGATACCCCCCGATCACCGCCTTGACTAGCTGCCGAGAGACGCAACTAGTCAACCGTCACAAACACTGGCACAATCGCTGATCCTGCAAGAGGTTGAGGCTGTTTTTGCAGGACTGATAATACAAATCGTATTACACGAGATTTCAACGTTTTAGGTGTGTGACAGTTGGGTTCAAAAGTCCAAAATTAGTCCAACCTGCTTTGTAGTACGTTTTGCGATCACAAGGGTGGGGGGTGCGATCGCCCCTCGATCCTAGCAGTGGGCACTCTGAGGGAGTCCGATGCACCGGAAAAGTTTTATGCCGACTCCGCCAATCCTTCAGCTCCACCAAGCCCTAGAAGCCGTCGCGCCCATTGATGGCGTGGCGGATCTGGGAGACGGCACCTATCGCATTGACTTCAGCGATTCAGCCACTTCAGAGCAGCAAGCTGCTGCAGAGGAACTGGCCAAGATCTGGCAGCCTGAGCCTGAGCAGGAGTGGGCCAAATTCACCGACGCCCTGGCTCAGGTGACAGGCTTCTACGCTGCGGTGGCCCAGTCCCCTATGTGCTCATTCATCACAGCTCGCATGGTGCGACTGGCCAGCAGAGAGGCCTTTCAGGACGCAGCTGACCCGCTGCTGCAGATCTGGAATGCAGCCCCGCCGAACCTGACTGCCGAGCAGCGGGCTGCGGTGCAAGCCCTAGCCGATGCTCACCACCTCCCCCTAGCCTTCCGTGCCAGCAATCAGATTGAGGTGCAGTAATGGCGTCCCCTCTGGCTAGATACGCAAATCTGAGCCTGCTCTTTCAGGTGCCCACCGGCGAGCCGATCGAGAATGCTGACGGGGATGTTGCGATCGCAACGGTGCCCCTGCCGGTGGTGGCCTACGTCAAGCAGCAGTCGAGGAGCAACACGCCCCGCCAGGATGGGGAGCTGTGCCAAACCAATCTCAGTGGGTTCTACCTGGCCCCTCAAATCATCCCGGCTGAGGTTGAGGGTGAGTCGGTGGCTGAGGCTATCGAGTGGGATTTAGAAGGCGGGTTCATCCTGCCTGCTGATGGCTGGGCCACGCTCGCGGAGTATGAGACCTTCATCACGGCCAACACGACCCGCATCCGGCGGCGCAGCGAGTTTGTGTATGCTCCCAACCTGCTCAACCAATTCGGCGTAGACCGGCTGCTGGGGCAGAAGCTGGAGGGTTTCCTGATCCAGCGTTCCGACTGGGTCAACAAGGTTTAGTTGTGATTCGGGTCAAAGTTAAGTCGGCCAGTGCGCTCAAGAAGCTGGCGACTCTGGCTGAAAAGGCCAAGCACATGGATCGGCCCCTGCGGCAGGGTGCGCTTTACAAAGAGCGCTCTACCAAAGAGCAATTTGCTAGTGAAACCGACCCAGATGGGGCCGCCTGGGCACCGCTGGCTCGCAGCACCCTCAGACGGAAGAAAACCAGCTCGATCCTACGCGAAACCGGCTCGACAGCGGTTTCTGTCGCGATGGTCGGCCCTTCTGGGCTGGTGGTGCGCGTTGTGGTGGGGACGGGCTATGCAATCTACCACCAGACGGGTACGACGAAGATGCCTCAGCGCAAAATTCTGGGCTGGGCGGACAAAGACCGAGAAAAAATTGCCAAAATTTTTGAGCGCTACTTTAGCGTCTAACGGCCTGCTCGATCCGCACAGGGAATACTGCGATCGCAACCCTCTGAGCAAAAACCTCATGGATCTCAGCCCTGCAGAACAGTCTATTAAGGTCCGGCTAGCCCCCCTCAAGCAATTGGGCCTGCGCACCCTGCCTGAGACGGCAGCTGAGGCAGGCGTGGTAAGCGGCAATGGAACCCTGACCCTGCAATGGACCTCTGACGAACCCGGCGCGGCCACCGACACAATGAGCCGAATGCAGGACTGCGCGGTCAATTGGGAAATTGACGGGCGTGTGCGTGGCCTGCGTAACCCCACTCAGGGACTGATCAAAATACGGCAGCTGCTCTACTGGCTGACCATTGGCTTTAAGCCAGACGGCTGCGGCCCGCTCTACGCTACGGGGTTTCAGTTTCTTGAGCGTGAGAACAACTACTGGCGGTTCAAATATCAGATGGCCTGCAAGAGCAAGCTGATTGGCCTTGGCATGGAAGAACCCGGCGACCTGGGTGTGAACCTGAGAGAAATCTTCTTCGACGCCGTGGAGTTGAGCGATCGCTACGGCATCAGCATCTCGGAGGGAGACCTGCCAGAACCGCCCCCAATTATCTAGGGAACACTGCGGGGGACAAAGCATTTTGGCCCCGCCATGCCCAGATATCTCTACAGCGGCCCCAGAACCGCCATCAGCCTTCCCCCTGCCTCTGAGGGCCAACCGCCTCAGGAGGTGGCTTTGGTTCCCCATCAGGAGGTGGAGCTGCCTGCTGAGCTGCCCTATGTGCAGCGGCTGGTTGGCAAAGGCCAGCTGGTTGCGATCGCAGCAGAGCCTGAGGCAGAAGCTGAGCCCAAACCCACGCGCAGCCGCACCACCCGCACAACCAAGGAAGAGGGGGATAGTTAATGGTTACAGGTTTTTCCCACGGCGTATTTACCCGCTACGTCGATACCGTCCCCCGCCCAGTCACGGTGGTTCCCAGCGCAGTGATTGCGATTGTGGGCACTGCGCCAACCTACCGATTGGCAGCTGTTGACAGGCATTTGAACGACCCAGTGCGCGTGATCAACGACGTTGATGACGCTCAGTTTGGAGGCCCTAAAAGCATGGGCTTCACTATCCCCTATGCTCTCGACGCACTGCGCGACAACGGCGCGGGCACCGTCGAGATTGTCAACGTCTTTAATGCGAACGTCCACAAGACCACGGCCCAGGCCGTGAGCCACACCTTCGCAACCACTGGGGCAATGGCTGACAAGCTGCAGCTGCAGCAGGTAACGGGCACTGCTCCCACCCAGACGGTGGTAAGCGGAACCAAGGCTGAAGGCCTGACGGACACCTTCACCCTCACCAACCAGGCCGGGGGCACGACCTACGCGGCGGGCACCGACTACACGTATGACGCCATCACGGGCATCGTCTCTCGCGTGAGCGGCGGCACTATCCCCAGCGGAAGTCAGGTCAAAGTGACCTACACCTACGCTGACCCATCGAAAGCAACCTCGACTGACGTTGTTGGGGCGGTCACCAATGGCGATCGCACTGGCCTGCAGGCGCTCAAGGATATCTACAACCTGCGTGGCTACCGGCCCAAAATCATTATCTGTCCTGGCTTTAGCGACCTGACCACGGTGGCTGCTGAGATGGGTGCGATCGCAAATGACCTGGAAGCCTACTACATCCTCGACAGCGCGGTGGGCCTCACTCGGGATGAGGCTGTTGCAGGCCGAGCTGGGACATCGCCAGCGGCCAACTTCGGCACGGCATCCCGGCGGGCCATCTTGGCCTACCCCCGCGTCTATGACACGCAAGAGGTGCCTCAGTTACAACCCTATAGCCAGTATCTGGCTGGCGTGATGGCCAACACCGACGCTGAGCTGGGCTACTGGTGGAGCCCTTCTAACAAGCCAATCCAGGGGATTACGGGCGTTGAGCGCCGCCTGACGGCAGATTTTACCGACCCCAATACGGACGTGACAGCCCTCAACGCGGCTGGCGTGACCACCATTTACAACAATTTCGGCAGCGGGTTCCTGGTGTGGGGCAACCGCTCTGCGCTGTACCCCAGCGACACCACGCCGCTCAACTTTATCGCCGTGGGCCGCACGCTGGACATCTTCCACGAGTCGCTGCAGCGGGCCTCGCTCCCGTTTGTAGACCGGCCCATCAACAACGCTCTGATCGATGCGATCGTCGAAACCGGCAATGGTTTCATCCGTGAGCAGGTCATCCTGGGGGCGCTGCTGGAGGGCTCAAAACTGTTTTACGACAAGGCTAAAAACCCGCCCACCTCGCTGGCTGCGGGCCGCATCGTGTTCAGCATCAGCATGATGATCCCGACCCCCGCCGAGACCATCATCTTCGAGACCACGCTCGATATCAACCTGCTCGGCAATCTGGGAGGCAATAGCTAAATGAGCAAAATCTACAACTTCGACACCCTGGCGGTCTGGCTTGACGGTGTTAGCTTGGCAGGCCACATCAATGAGGTTGAGCTGCCGGAACTGGAATTTGACATGCGCGAGCACGAGAGCCTAGCGCTGCGGGGCACTAGCGAGTATCCCACTCGCATGAATGCCCTTGAATGCACCATCACCTGGGCAGACTACACCCCCGAACTGGCCAGGGCAGCAGCCAACCCGTTTAAGGCCGTAAACCTGCAGATGCGAGCCAACTTTGCTGAATACACGGCTGGCAGCAAGACCGGCGATGTGCTCCAGGTGATCAGCCTAACTGGGCGCTTCAAAAACAATCAGCTGGGCTCCTACAGCCCCGGCGAGATGGAGCGCGAGTCAGTCTTGGCCATCGACTACGTGAAAGAGGTCTGGAACGGTCAGGTCATGCTGGAATTCTCTGTCAACCCTCCCATCTACCGCTCTGGCCCCGGGGCTCCTGACCTGTTCGCGCTACTGAGAGCCAACCTGGGTCTCTAGCCTTCTACCTTTCATCCTCCGCCCCCTGCCCTCTACCCACTCACCCCTAAATCATGACCACCAACCTAGAAGTTATCCGCACCCTGGAACCCGCTGCAGCTCCTGCTTCCAGCGTCAGCCTGCCCTCCTCTGATCCGGTGGCTCACGCCTGGGACGGTCGGCCCATCTACCAGATCTCGGAAGAAGACTTGGATGCGGATGCATATTTCCAATTTCAACGGATGGCCACGCAGAACAAAAAGAACCCCGATGAGGCCATGCGCTGGCTCATGATTCGGCTGTTCACGCTGGGAGATTGCGATCGCATGACGCTAGACCACATCAGCGGCAAACCCTCGCAGAATCCCCAGTGCATCGGCTTTAAAGCGCTAGCCATCCTGGGCACGCTCACCGGGCAGTTTGTCTCGGGGATGCCCTCGGGAAAGGACTCGTCCACCTCTGCCGATTTGCAGGATGGAGTTTAGGCGATTTTAGAGGGCTCTCGGTAGCTGAGCTGCGCTATTGGATTGACGAGATATCAGCAGCTCAGAAGGACGTGGCTGAGGCAGAAGAGCAGGCCCGACGTGAAGCGGAGAAAAAGCGAAAATGAGCGTCGAGTCACTGCAAATCTTGCTGGAGGCCGTAGACCAGGCCTCTCAACCGATTCAGGCTGTTGCCGATTCGATTGAGGGGCTAACTAAGCTATCAGGCGACATGAAGTCGCTCGGCCAGGGCGTCTCTGACTTTGGCCAGGGCATGGTCCGCAACGTCACGCTGCCCATTGTGGCGGGCCTGGGCGAAGCGGCGCGGGTGGCGATTGAATTTGAGTCAGTAATGGCCGACCTGAACAAGGCCTACGGCTTTGAGCAGGGCACTCAGGAAGCAGCCGAAGGTCAGCGGGTGGTCAAGAAGCTCAGCATGGAGCTGGGACGAATGCCCACCGACATTGCTGCGATCGGCACCGAGGCCGGTAAGCTCGGCGTCAAATTTGACCAGTTCGAGGACTACACGCGCCTGGTCACCAGTGCGAGCGTGGCCTTTGACATGAGCGCCCAGCAGGCCGGTGAGAGCATTGGCGTGATTACCAACGTGCTCGGCTACATGGATAACCAGGGTCGGGTCAACATTGAGGGCTTGGGCAAGCTCGGCGATGCCATCAACTTCCTGGCTGACAGCGGGGCCACCTCCGAGAGCGCCATCATTGGCGTGCTTCAGCGGGCGGGTGGCACGACCCGAACTTTTGGCCTGGCCAGCGAGTCGGCGGCAGCGCTGGCGGCGAGCTTCCTCAACCTGGGCTACCCCCCTGAGGTGGTGGGGACGGCGCTCAACGGAATGCTGCCAATGCTGCAAAATGCCACCCAGCAGACGAGCAAATTCCAGCAGACCCTAGAGGATATCGGGCTCCCAGCGGCTGAGCTGGAGAAGATGATCAAGCAGGATGCGGTGGGAGCTATCGACACTCTGCTGCAGACCATTGCAGACTCGGGCGACACATCGGTCATCTCTAAGATGTTCGGCACCGGCAGCGATGCGGCCATGATGACCAGCATGGTGCAGAACTTGGAGCTATTCAGAAAGACCATGGGCAGCCTCGACAAGGTGGAGGCGGGCTCGATGATGGACACGTTTGCCAAGCGCAGTGCCACGACAGCGGCTGGACTAGAGCGGCTGCGGGCTACCACCTACATCTTGAGAAATGAGATCGGCTCGGCCCTGCTGCCAGCCATCAACAGCATTTTGGGGGCTTTAACGCCTCTCGTGCAAAAGTTTGCGACCTTTGCAGAAGCCAACCCTCAAATCGTCAAAATGGGCATTGCCCTGCTGCTGGTGGCCGCCGCAATTGGCCCTATTGCGATCGCAATAGGCGGCGTCATAACCACTCTTGCAGCCATCCCAGCGGCTCTAGCAGGCTGGCAGGCGCTGATGCTGATGTTTGCCTCAGGCGGTGGCATAGCGGCGGCTCTGGGGACCGTGAAAGCGATGATCATGGGCGTTGTGACCAGCGCGGCAAGCCTAGGAGCCATCCTGCTTGGGGTGGTCTATGGCGTGTTTGCCCTGGGTGGCGCACTGATGGGCGTGAGCGTGAGCTTCGGCACCTTTCTGCAGACCATCAAGTTTTCGCTGATGGAGCTGCCTGCCAACCTGGCAGCGCTGCCCGCAGCGGTGGGAGCAATCTTCTCTGCGATGGCTGCAGCAGCCCGCATGGCTGTGATGAACATCGTCATCACGTTCAGGATGATGGTCACCACCATGAGCAGCGTGTGGGCCCAGGTGAGGGCGGTGGCCACCGCTGGCGTAATGAGCGTTGTGGCCGCTATTCGCGCCGGAGCATCTGCTGCTGTGAGCGCTGTAACAGGCATGGGCAGTGCAATTCTCGCTAGCATCCGTGCGATCGCATCCCAAGCATTTGCAGCGGGCAGAAACATCGTCACCCGCATCGCAGACGGCATCAGGTCGGGCATTGGGGCGGTGCAATCGGCAGTCAGCTCGGTGGCCGCAGCGGTGCGCTCCTTCCTGCCCAACTCGCCGGTGCCAGAAGGGCCTTTGACCATCCTCAACAACCTCAGCAACAACCCAGGCACCAAAATCGTGGAGATGCTGGCGGCGGGCATGGCCGGAGCAGCTGGCACCCTGGGCGACACAATGGGTGCGGTGGGTGGCGGCGCGGTGGGTGGCCTGAATGTGCCGGTGAGCGCCGGCGGCGGCAGCGCCCCTGTGAGCATCGTCGTGCAGGTGAATGGGGTGGGCAATGCGCAGGAGGCTGAGGCTATTGGCGACAGCTTCGCTCAGCGGGTGCGCCAGGTGTTAAGCGACGTGGAGCGGCAGAAGGCACGAGTCAGCTATGGTTAACAGCGCCATTACCCCTAACAAACGGCCTAAAGCAGGCACCCAACCCTTTGGCCTGCTGGGCGATATCGAGATTGAGGTCAGCCTGGCCCCGCGCAAATTTAGCTACAACGAGGGCAGCAGCTTTGCCGAGCACCCCCGCATTGAGGGCACACCAACCCTCCAATACACGGGGGAGGAGCTGCGCAACCTCGATTTGGCGTTTCGGTTTCACTTTGGCTGGTGCAACCCGGATGAGCAGCTGAAGAAACTGCAGAAAGCCCGGCGCGATCGCAAGCCGATGCTGCTGCTGATTGGCACTGGCAGGTTCAAGACCTACTACGTGATTGAGGAGATCAAAGTTGCGCTGACGGACTGCCTGCCCGACGGCGTGACCCTCTCGATTGAGGTTGATGTAAAGCTGGTCGAGACGACTGATCGGCCTAAGCCGCTGAGCTTGCAGTCCGCCAGCCCCTTCAAGAAGAGGTTGGTCTGATGGAATTCACGGCATATCAGACTCTGCAGGGGCAACGGTGGGACGCGATCGCTCAGGCGGTCTACGGCTCACCCTATGCCTATGAGGGCATCATTTTCGCTAATCCCCAGTACCGGCACCTGCTACAGCTGCCGGGGGGCGTGGTGCTGCGCATTCCGGTGGTGGCTCAGACCGAGCCGACGATTCCCAAGGAACTGCTGCCGCCGTGGAAGCGCTAGACCCTATCAGGGCAGAGCTGTGCTGGCGGCCCGCTGGGGTTCACCGCACATGGCATGAAGGGATTCGGGTCGAAGTACTTGCAGCCGGGGCAGCCTGCAAAGCGGGATACGGCTGGAGGTGAGGGTGGTGGGGCAGCTGGCGGGTCGATGATGCAGCGGCAACGCGGGAGCGGCGGCAGGGATGCCCATCGCTCTCGGAACGCCTCACTAGCAGCAAGAAGCTCTGGGCCAAGATTCTCAAAGACTTTTGTTGCTGCTCGAAGCGCCGCCGCCAATGGCTCAATATTCACTGAAATTCGTAACTGCATCGACCGCCGATGGTGCAGCTTTCCACCTCGGTATCTGAGCTTGCCGGTAGTCAGCAGGGTGTAAATGCGCTGATACGAAAGCCCAGACTCGGCTCTGTAGGCTGCGATCGCAACCTGGGCCGAGTCTGGGCTGATTTGGAATAGCTGAGTCATTACCACGGTTAGGCGGACAATGTGGCGCTCAGTCATGGCGAGTTGATTGAGAGATGTCCAATTCTACCCACTCACATCGGGTCGATCCCAATAACCAGCGCCTGGTCTAGCCACTGGCTAATCGTCGCTCTGTTGCCGCCGGTGACCATCGCATCAAAGCTCTGCCGCAGCACCTCTAGCTGGCCAGTATCGTCGCGCCACCCTGGGTAAAAGGCCCAGATCCGGAAATAGGCAGCCAGGTGCGATCGCTCTTCGGCTGTCAGCTCCCGATCTTCTGTGCAGTAGACCTTTACGGCTTTGGCCAGCTCGCCGCTGGTCTCGTTTCGCCAGTAGACAAGGATGTTTTCCACTATCTCCTCCAAATGAACAGATCTGACTGAGCTTTTTTCCAGTCCTGATGGCCAGAGCGAGGGACGTTGACCACAACGGGACCATCAGGGGTTTGAGCGATCATTTCGCGGATGCAGGGCACCTCACGGATCAAAACGACAGGGGCTTGTGGGGGCATAGTTGTAGGTTCAACTTTTAGCTTGGCTTGTGATGCGTTGGCGGGTAAGCACGTTGCCGTTGGCGTCAACTTTGTAGGTGAAGGCCTTGGGGTCGCCACCGAGGAAAAAGTGGGTGACGTAGGCTCTTTGAGTCTCGTTCAAGTCTTCGTAAAACATATTGGGTGAAATAAAGTTGCGGGGAATCTAGGCAGTTCCTTGGGCCTGGCGCACCCAGGCGATCAGCTTTTGCTGCCACTGGCGGTCTCTCTGCTGGTGCAGGTAGACGCCGATGCCAAACAGCTCGCAGGCTGAGCGAATAGCGTCGGCGGTGGCCCGTTCGATGGGGTCACCCTGGGCCATGTCGTTGCCGTCTCTGCTGATCAGCTCGTGCTCGGCTGAACCTGGGGCCTGGCGGGGCACTCCGCAGATGGTTAGGGTGCAGCGGATCACGCAAAACCGCTTGTCTTCATGCACCAGGAAGATGGGGTCTGAAAATGCGATCGCCCAGTCTTCGGGGCAAATCTGGTCAAGGTAGGCCAGCAGGCTCCTCCAAGGGATGAAGACCCACTGCCCGCCACCGGGCAGCTTGCGAATCCGGTGAACCTCTGGAGGCAGCTTGGCAGTGAGCTTAGGCAGGACTTCAGTGAGTTTCATTGGTCTTCTCCTGGCGAAAATCTTTGGTCAGTTCGTCAACAACTCGCGCCTGCTCTTGAAGCCAAACGGCGCGGTGGATGGCCTGCTGCTGGGTGAGTGTCGGATCAGCTTTCCGAAGCCGGTTGGCTATGGCCTGTGTTTGTCGGGAAACTTGAGGCTCGGTCATTTTTCAATTGCTGTAGGGAGTGCTGGAGTGAGGCGAAGGGCGGGGCGGCCCGCCCGTGGGATTTAGCAGTCAGTTAGCGGCTGCGGGTCGCGCTCGGTCCAGCTCCAGTTCACGGTGTTGGCAGACTGGGTAGCGTAGACAATTTGGCCTTGGCTGTCGCGGGGGCGTCGGCCCAGTTCGCGCAGGTAGCCCTCCAGATAGGGGCGGTTGAGGAATCGGATTGCATTGCCAAAGGCGGCATCGCAGCTGCCCCAGCAGCGCCACTCGGTCTCATCCATGACAGCGTCACGCTCGTCGATGGCGATGCGCAGGGTGACCTCCTGAGTGGAGGGTGCGATCGCATTGAGCCGGGCCAGCAGCTGCTCGATATCAGGCTCGGTGTCGCGGCCAGAGCCACGGTTAATGCCGGGAGCTGCGACGGCGGTAGAACTTGCGATCGCGGGAAATGTTGATACCATTTGAGTTGAAACTCCATCGATGTGGTTTTCGCAAAACCCCCGCCGACGCCCTGGAAAAGCTGGTGGGGGTTTTGTTGTGTGAGCGGTTAGGTGGCTCACACCTCCTATTGTCTACAATAGATTGTAGATTGTCAATGCCCTATAATAGGCTATTGACTAATACTAGTTAACTGTTTATGATTGCCTCACAAAGACTGATAATTCGGGAGGCGATTATGACGGCTGCGTTGATGGCGACTATTGATATTTCTGCGTTTTGGCCTGAGGCCAAGACAG
This genomic window contains:
- a CDS encoding Gp37 family protein, with amino-acid sequence MSATLASNGLLDPHREYCDRNPLSKNLMDLSPAEQSIKVRLAPLKQLGLRTLPETAAEAGVVSGNGTLTLQWTSDEPGAATDTMSRMQDCAVNWEIDGRVRGLRNPTQGLIKIRQLLYWLTIGFKPDGCGPLYATGFQFLERENNYWRFKYQMACKSKLIGLGMEEPGDLGVNLREIFFDAVELSDRYGISISEGDLPEPPPII
- a CDS encoding Rad52/Rad22 family DNA repair protein; amino-acid sequence: MKLTEVLPKLTAKLPPEVHRIRKLPGGGQWVFIPWRSLLAYLDQICPEDWAIAFSDPIFLVHEDKRFCVIRCTLTICGVPRQAPGSAEHELISRDGNDMAQGDPIERATADAIRSACELFGIGVYLHQQRDRQWQQKLIAWVRQAQGTA
- a CDS encoding phage tail sheath subtilisin-like domain-containing protein — encoded protein: MVTGFSHGVFTRYVDTVPRPVTVVPSAVIAIVGTAPTYRLAAVDRHLNDPVRVINDVDDAQFGGPKSMGFTIPYALDALRDNGAGTVEIVNVFNANVHKTTAQAVSHTFATTGAMADKLQLQQVTGTAPTQTVVSGTKAEGLTDTFTLTNQAGGTTYAAGTDYTYDAITGIVSRVSGGTIPSGSQVKVTYTYADPSKATSTDVVGAVTNGDRTGLQALKDIYNLRGYRPKIIICPGFSDLTTVAAEMGAIANDLEAYYILDSAVGLTRDEAVAGRAGTSPAANFGTASRRAILAYPRVYDTQEVPQLQPYSQYLAGVMANTDAELGYWWSPSNKPIQGITGVERRLTADFTDPNTDVTALNAAGVTTIYNNFGSGFLVWGNRSALYPSDTTPLNFIAVGRTLDIFHESLQRASLPFVDRPINNALIDAIVETGNGFIREQVILGALLEGSKLFYDKAKNPPTSLAAGRIVFSISMMIPTPAETIIFETTLDINLLGNLGGNS
- a CDS encoding phage major tail tube protein yields the protein MSKIYNFDTLAVWLDGVSLAGHINEVELPELEFDMREHESLALRGTSEYPTRMNALECTITWADYTPELARAAANPFKAVNLQMRANFAEYTAGSKTGDVLQVISLTGRFKNNQLGSYSPGEMERESVLAIDYVKEVWNGQVMLEFSVNPPIYRSGPGAPDLFALLRANLGL
- a CDS encoding phage tail protein; protein product: MVNSAITPNKRPKAGTQPFGLLGDIEIEVSLAPRKFSYNEGSSFAEHPRIEGTPTLQYTGEELRNLDLAFRFHFGWCNPDEQLKKLQKARRDRKPMLLLIGTGRFKTYYVIEEIKVALTDCLPDGVTLSIEVDVKLVETTDRPKPLSLQSASPFKKRLV
- a CDS encoding phage tail tape measure protein, which encodes MSVESLQILLEAVDQASQPIQAVADSIEGLTKLSGDMKSLGQGVSDFGQGMVRNVTLPIVAGLGEAARVAIEFESVMADLNKAYGFEQGTQEAAEGQRVVKKLSMELGRMPTDIAAIGTEAGKLGVKFDQFEDYTRLVTSASVAFDMSAQQAGESIGVITNVLGYMDNQGRVNIEGLGKLGDAINFLADSGATSESAIIGVLQRAGGTTRTFGLASESAAALAASFLNLGYPPEVVGTALNGMLPMLQNATQQTSKFQQTLEDIGLPAAELEKMIKQDAVGAIDTLLQTIADSGDTSVISKMFGTGSDAAMMTSMVQNLELFRKTMGSLDKVEAGSMMDTFAKRSATTAAGLERLRATTYILRNEIGSALLPAINSILGALTPLVQKFATFAEANPQIVKMGIALLLVAAAIGPIAIAIGGVITTLAAIPAALAGWQALMLMFASGGGIAAALGTVKAMIMGVVTSAASLGAILLGVVYGVFALGGALMGVSVSFGTFLQTIKFSLMELPANLAALPAAVGAIFSAMAAAARMAVMNIVITFRMMVTTMSSVWAQVRAVATAGVMSVVAAIRAGASAAVSAVTGMGSAILASIRAIASQAFAAGRNIVTRIADGIRSGIGAVQSAVSSVAAAVRSFLPNSPVPEGPLTILNNLSNNPGTKIVEMLAAGMAGAAGTLGDTMGAVGGGAVGGLNVPVSAGGGSAPVSIVVQVNGVGNAQEAEAIGDSFAQRVRQVLSDVERQKARVSYG
- a CDS encoding phage virion morphogenesis protein; translated protein: MIRVKVKSASALKKLATLAEKAKHMDRPLRQGALYKERSTKEQFASETDPDGAAWAPLARSTLRRKKTSSILRETGSTAVSVAMVGPSGLVVRVVVGTGYAIYHQTGTTKMPQRKILGWADKDREKIAKIFERYFSV
- a CDS encoding tail protein X; this translates as MEFTAYQTLQGQRWDAIAQAVYGSPYAYEGIIFANPQYRHLLQLPGGVVLRIPVVAQTEPTIPKELLPPWKR
- a CDS encoding minor capsid protein gives rise to the protein MPDYRKLENLVERYSNAVAGLDADVVERLSDALDASYRNLERELRKIYPEWESMGSLYAAQRRLLLMDQLKPVLAMVRPDQEAEYEALFTEAIRLSHTSGGTLADELVRIVDPGYPLQEFSTIPIEAAALQARDGLQRLRRHDEKFRSKASAIVEQGLLQGWGAAKVAQQLASELGALKSKAETIARTETMSAFNDAAQQRYEKNGIEGVQWLITPNENLCSICVARNGNVYPVGKVRLPAHPRCLCIWLPWSKDWQEMGLIDEAFMRDYHRDNLTKAKGKGIEPDNGPTYWERKAGQQKAPKPLWKPANKAGDAKAEAVAPKPKPKQGSAGEDKGPVVVRPARPKGPEPAVPQQPYQTPAATRRWEDGKRLQPFESAAIFDSNGSLIFEKDGGSFNVEFSDAELRRLRGQILTHNHPPDLLPEAELKNHGYSFSQADILFAIANDLQEMRVVSPGYRFSLLRPEGGWPEWTGRSEAELGKSYQKILNGEIGRLLKEMDEALGKDPDLAKALDRQFNTNATHEAARRFAEQEGLIYKRERWKEQKGD